In Kitasatospora sp. NA04385, a single genomic region encodes these proteins:
- the nuoK gene encoding NADH-quinone oxidoreductase subunit NuoK: MNPANYLYLAALLFTIGASGVLLRRNAIVLFMCVELMLNASNLALVTFSRMHGNLDGQILAFFTMVVAAAEVVVGLAIIVSIFRTRHSASVDDSNLMKL; encoded by the coding sequence GTGAACCCGGCCAACTACCTGTACCTCGCCGCGCTGCTGTTCACCATCGGCGCCTCCGGGGTGCTGCTGCGGCGCAACGCGATCGTGCTGTTCATGTGCGTGGAGCTGATGCTGAACGCCTCGAACCTGGCGCTGGTCACCTTCTCCCGGATGCACGGCAACCTGGACGGCCAGATCCTCGCGTTCTTCACCATGGTGGTGGCGGCGGCCGAGGTCGTGGTCGGCCTCGCCATCATCGTCTCCATCTTCCGGACCAGGCACTCCGCTTCGGTCGACGACAGCAACCTGATGAAGCTGTAG
- a CDS encoding NADH-quinone oxidoreductase subunit J: protein MTSTGEAVQFWVLAVIAVGGALGMLLMKKAVHSALCLAATMLALAVCYLAQGAVFLGVVQIVVYTGAIMMLFLFVVMLVGVSAADSLKEHLKGQRIAAVLCGLGFGVLLIAGLANAHLRNFTGLSEANAEGNVQGLARLIFTKYVWAFEVTSALLITAAVGAMVLTHREKVRAPLTQRQLAERRVRDNIQVPPMPAPGVYARHNAVDVPALLPDGTVAEDSVMGTLRERGQVRDVSQEMLKRMAELEETTADWLGRPSSARPRVTGPRQALETVPTKEEAE, encoded by the coding sequence ATGACCTCCACCGGCGAGGCCGTGCAGTTCTGGGTGCTGGCCGTGATCGCGGTCGGCGGCGCGCTCGGCATGCTGCTGATGAAGAAGGCCGTGCACTCGGCGCTCTGCCTGGCGGCGACCATGCTGGCGCTGGCGGTCTGCTACCTGGCGCAGGGCGCGGTGTTCCTGGGCGTGGTGCAGATCGTGGTCTACACCGGCGCGATCATGATGCTGTTCCTGTTCGTGGTGATGCTGGTGGGCGTCTCGGCGGCCGACTCGCTGAAGGAGCACCTGAAGGGCCAGCGGATCGCCGCGGTGCTCTGCGGCCTGGGCTTCGGCGTGCTGCTGATCGCCGGCCTGGCCAACGCGCACCTGCGGAACTTCACCGGCCTGTCCGAGGCGAACGCCGAGGGCAACGTGCAGGGCCTGGCCCGGCTGATCTTCACCAAGTACGTGTGGGCGTTCGAGGTGACCAGCGCGCTGCTGATCACCGCGGCGGTCGGCGCGATGGTGCTGACCCACCGCGAGAAGGTCCGCGCCCCGCTGACCCAGCGCCAGCTGGCCGAGCGGCGGGTCCGGGACAACATCCAGGTGCCGCCGATGCCCGCCCCCGGCGTGTACGCCCGGCACAACGCGGTGGACGTCCCGGCGCTGCTGCCGGACGGCACCGTCGCCGAGGACTCGGTGATGGGCACCCTGCGCGAGCGCGGCCAGGTCCGCGACGTCAGCCAGGAGATGCTCAAGCGGATGGCCGAGCTGGAGGAGACCACGGCCGACTGGCTGGGCCGCCCGTCCTCCGCCCGCCCGCGGGTCACCGGGCCGCGCCAGGCGCTGGAGACCGTGCCGACCAAGGAGGAGGCGGAGTGA
- the nuoL gene encoding NADH-quinone oxidoreductase subunit L, whose product MNSLIPLLIAAPLAGAALLLLGGRALDRFGHWIATALAALSFAFGLTLFADMLGREGEQRAVTERLFSWIPVNGFQADVSFRLDQLSITFVLLITGVGSLIHLYSVGYMAHDERRRRFFAYLNLFLAAMLVLVLADNYLLLYLGWEGVGLASYLLIGFWQHKPSAATAAKKAFIVNRVGDMGLSIAIMLMFVEFGSFAFQPVFAGAGGASEGKLTAIGLMLLLAACGKSAQVPLQSWLGDAMEGPTPVSALIHAATMVTAGVYLITRSGAIFNLAPDAQTAVVVVGAVTLLFGAVVGCAKDDIKKALAGSTMSQIGYMILAAGLGPIGYVFAIMHLVTHGFFKAGLFLGAGSVMHGMDDEVNMRHYGGLRTYMPATFWTFIAGYLALIGFPLLSGFWSKDKIIDAAFAKGGTEGWILGLCTLLGAAITAFYMTRVVLLTFFGEQRWQPSAETGELPHPHESPKTMTIPMVVLSFGSVFAGGLFTLNSSFLHWLEPVTGHAEGDSPLAPLAVSVIATVCMLLGAGLAWQMYGRSPVPVKAPVGSLLTRAARRDLLQDDFNHAVLVRPGSALAATLVWFDSRGLDGFVNGLAAAIGGISGRLRRIQTGYVRTYALSMFGGTLVLVASTLLMRSV is encoded by the coding sequence GTGAACTCTCTCATTCCGCTGCTGATCGCGGCGCCGCTGGCCGGCGCTGCCCTGCTGCTGCTCGGCGGACGGGCCCTGGACCGGTTCGGGCACTGGATCGCGACGGCGCTGGCCGCGCTCTCCTTCGCCTTCGGCCTGACCCTGTTCGCGGACATGCTCGGCCGGGAAGGCGAGCAACGCGCCGTCACCGAGCGGCTGTTCAGCTGGATCCCGGTCAACGGCTTCCAGGCCGACGTCTCGTTCCGGCTCGACCAGCTCTCGATCACCTTCGTGCTGCTGATCACCGGCGTCGGCTCCCTGATCCACCTGTACTCGGTGGGCTACATGGCGCACGACGAGCGCCGCCGCCGCTTCTTCGCCTACCTGAACCTGTTCCTGGCCGCCATGCTGGTGCTGGTGCTGGCCGACAACTACCTGCTGCTGTACCTGGGCTGGGAGGGCGTCGGCCTGGCGTCCTACCTGCTGATCGGGTTCTGGCAGCACAAGCCGAGCGCCGCGACGGCCGCCAAGAAGGCGTTCATCGTCAACCGGGTCGGCGACATGGGCCTGTCCATCGCGATCATGCTGATGTTCGTCGAGTTCGGCTCCTTCGCCTTCCAGCCGGTGTTCGCCGGCGCGGGCGGCGCGAGCGAGGGCAAGCTCACCGCGATCGGCCTGATGCTGCTGCTGGCCGCCTGCGGCAAGTCCGCCCAGGTGCCGCTGCAGTCCTGGCTGGGCGACGCGATGGAGGGCCCGACCCCGGTCTCGGCCCTGATCCACGCGGCCACCATGGTCACCGCCGGCGTCTACCTGATCACCCGGTCCGGGGCGATCTTCAACCTGGCGCCGGACGCGCAGACCGCCGTGGTGGTGGTCGGCGCGGTGACGCTGCTGTTCGGTGCGGTCGTCGGTTGCGCGAAGGACGACATCAAGAAGGCGCTGGCCGGCTCGACCATGTCGCAGATCGGCTACATGATCCTGGCCGCGGGCCTGGGCCCGATCGGCTACGTGTTCGCCATCATGCACCTGGTCACCCACGGCTTCTTCAAGGCCGGGCTGTTCCTCGGCGCCGGGTCGGTCATGCACGGCATGGACGACGAGGTGAACATGCGCCACTACGGCGGCCTGCGCACGTACATGCCGGCCACCTTCTGGACGTTCATCGCCGGGTACCTGGCCCTGATCGGCTTCCCGCTGCTGTCCGGCTTCTGGTCCAAGGACAAGATCATCGACGCGGCGTTCGCCAAGGGCGGCACCGAGGGGTGGATCCTCGGCCTGTGCACCCTGCTCGGGGCCGCGATCACCGCCTTCTACATGACCCGGGTGGTGCTGCTCACCTTCTTCGGCGAGCAGCGCTGGCAGCCCTCCGCCGAGACCGGCGAACTGCCGCACCCGCACGAGTCCCCGAAGACCATGACGATCCCGATGGTCGTGCTCTCCTTCGGCTCGGTCTTCGCCGGCGGCCTGTTCACCCTGAACAGCTCCTTCCTGCACTGGCTGGAGCCGGTCACCGGCCACGCCGAGGGCGACTCGCCGCTGGCGCCGCTCGCGGTCAGCGTCATCGCCACCGTCTGCATGCTGCTCGGCGCCGGCCTGGCCTGGCAGATGTACGGCCGCAGCCCCGTCCCGGTGAAGGCGCCGGTCGGCTCGCTCCTCACCCGGGCGGCCCGCCGGGACCTGCTCCAGGACGACTTCAACCACGCCGTCCTGGTCCGCCCCGGCTCGGCGCTGGCCGCCACCCTGGTCTGGTTCGACAGCCGGGGCCTGGACGGCTTCGTCAACGGCCTGGCCGCGGCGATCGGCGGGATCTCCGGCCGGCTGCGCCGGATCCAGACCGGCTACGTCCGCACGTACGCGCTCTCCATGTTCGGCGGCACGCTGGTGCTGGTCGCCTCCACTCTCCTGATGAGGTCGGTCTGA